The proteins below come from a single Vibrio natriegens NBRC 15636 = ATCC 14048 = DSM 759 genomic window:
- the fliP gene encoding flagellar type III secretion system pore protein FliP (The bacterial flagellar biogenesis protein FliP forms a type III secretion system (T3SS)-type pore required for flagellar assembly.) encodes MTNANPIRLIMSTFILLASVLFSSLSFAQVEESSLPANLAEGNSVTVQAMQSETGASRTMSVTNSGGIPAFTMTTNPDGSEDYSITLQILALMTMLGFLPAMVILMTSFTRIVVVMSILRQAMGLQQTPSNQVIIGIALFLTFFVMSPVLNEINDTAIQPYLNEQVTAREAFDAAQVPMKAFMLKQTRIKDLETFVNMSGEQVTNPEDVSMAVLIPAFITSELKTAFQIGFMLFLPFLIIDLVVASVLMAMGMMMLSPMIVSLPFKLMLFVLVDGWNLILSTLAGSFAL; translated from the coding sequence ATGACCAACGCTAACCCAATTCGTCTCATCATGAGCACCTTTATTTTGCTGGCGAGCGTACTGTTTTCTTCACTTTCGTTTGCTCAGGTGGAGGAGTCTTCACTGCCTGCTAATTTGGCAGAAGGGAACAGCGTAACCGTTCAGGCGATGCAGAGTGAGACAGGTGCGAGCCGCACGATGTCGGTCACTAATAGCGGTGGAATACCAGCGTTTACCATGACCACCAATCCGGATGGTAGCGAAGATTATTCCATCACGCTGCAAATCCTCGCCTTAATGACCATGCTTGGCTTCTTGCCAGCAATGGTGATTTTGATGACGTCATTTACGCGAATTGTCGTGGTCATGTCGATTCTTCGTCAGGCGATGGGCCTGCAACAAACGCCCTCCAATCAGGTGATCATTGGTATCGCACTTTTCCTTACCTTCTTTGTGATGTCACCGGTGCTGAACGAGATAAACGATACCGCCATTCAACCTTATTTGAATGAGCAGGTGACTGCCAGAGAAGCGTTTGATGCCGCACAGGTGCCAATGAAAGCCTTTATGCTCAAACAGACACGAATTAAAGACCTAGAAACCTTCGTCAATATGTCGGGCGAGCAGGTGACAAACCCAGAGGATGTCTCCATGGCCGTACTGATTCCGGCGTTTATTACCTCTGAGCTGAAAACCGCTTTCCAAATTGGCTTTATGTTGTTCTTGCCGTTTTTGATCATCGACCTTGTCGTCGCTTCAGTACTTATGGCGATGGGTATGATGATGTTGTCACCGATGATTGTATCGTTGCCGTTTAAGCTGATGCTATTCGTGCTGGTGGATGGCTGGAATTTGATACTGTCGACGCTCGCCGGCAGTTTTGCCCTGTGA
- the fliO gene encoding flagellar biosynthetic protein FliO, whose amino-acid sequence MSIGSKRWKQIAGALSCTLSAPLALASSASMSAPSSFDLLTTLGSLVLVIGVILLLAWLLKRMQVPAFGQQKGLKIVSQLPVGTKERIAVIQVGEEQFLVGITSQSIQTLAKLEKPLKEEELANTAFANQFSQLIKKNDQR is encoded by the coding sequence ATGAGCATTGGTTCAAAAAGATGGAAGCAAATAGCTGGCGCGCTGAGTTGCACACTAAGTGCGCCACTGGCGCTGGCTTCTTCTGCTTCGATGTCTGCGCCAAGCAGTTTTGATTTGCTGACGACACTCGGTTCACTTGTATTGGTGATTGGTGTGATATTGCTGCTTGCCTGGTTGTTGAAGCGCATGCAAGTGCCAGCATTCGGGCAACAAAAAGGCTTAAAAATCGTCAGCCAGTTACCTGTGGGAACCAAAGAGCGAATTGCAGTGATTCAGGTTGGTGAAGAGCAATTTTTAGTCGGCATCACTAGCCAATCTATCCAAACGCTTGCCAAGCTCGAGAAGCCTCTCAAAGAGGAAGAGTTGGCGAATACTGCTTTTGCTAATCAATTTAGTCAGCTGATAAAGAAAAATGACCAACGCTAA
- the fliN gene encoding flagellar motor switch protein FliN, with protein sequence MEPSDDQKLADEWAAALGEDPSAPSIDVDEVLAAPLEELKDTSSPISDDERRKLDTIMDIPVTISMEVGRSQISIRNLLQLNQGSVVELDRLAGESLDVLVNGTLIAHGEVVVVNDKFGIRLTDVISQTERIKKLR encoded by the coding sequence ATGGAACCAAGTGACGATCAAAAGCTAGCGGACGAATGGGCGGCCGCTCTGGGCGAGGACCCGTCTGCACCGTCAATTGACGTAGATGAAGTATTGGCAGCACCTCTGGAGGAGCTGAAAGATACCTCAAGCCCAATATCTGATGATGAGCGTCGTAAACTCGACACCATCATGGATATTCCGGTAACGATTTCTATGGAAGTTGGCCGTTCGCAAATCAGCATCCGCAATCTATTGCAATTGAACCAAGGCTCCGTGGTTGAACTCGATCGTCTGGCGGGTGAATCACTGGATGTGTTGGTGAATGGCACTCTGATTGCGCACGGTGAAGTGGTTGTGGTCAACGACAAGTTCGGTATCCGTTTAACAGACGTGATCAGTCAGACTGAACGCATTAAGAAGCTTCGCTAA
- the fliM gene encoding flagellar motor switch protein FliM, producing the protein MTDLLSQDEIDALLHGVDDVDDVDDSIDDDPGGAVSFDFSSQDRIVRGRMPTLELINERFARHMRISLFNMLRKTAEVSINGVQMMKFGEYQNTLYVPTSLNMVRFRPLKGTALITMEARLVFILVENFFGGDGRFHAKIEGREFTPTERRIIQLLLKVVFEDYKEAWSPVMGVEFEYLDSEVNPSMANIVSPTEVIVVSSFHIEVDGGGGDFHVVMPYSMVEPIRELLDAGVQSDKMETDVRWSSALREEIMDCPVNFRVNLLEKNISLRDLMELQPGDIIPIEMPEHATMFVEDLPTYRVKMGRADDKLAVQISQEIERPHVVKTDLAFLSKDIMSELEKDNQTED; encoded by the coding sequence GTGACCGATCTATTAAGCCAAGACGAAATTGATGCGCTATTGCATGGCGTTGACGATGTTGATGACGTTGACGATTCCATCGATGACGATCCCGGTGGTGCTGTCAGTTTTGACTTCTCATCTCAAGACCGAATTGTCCGTGGTCGCATGCCGACGCTCGAGCTTATCAACGAGCGTTTTGCCCGACATATGCGTATTAGCCTATTCAATATGCTACGCAAAACGGCAGAAGTGTCTATTAACGGCGTTCAGATGATGAAATTCGGTGAGTACCAGAACACCTTGTATGTTCCAACCAGTTTAAACATGGTTCGCTTCCGACCGCTAAAAGGTACTGCGCTGATCACCATGGAAGCGCGCTTGGTATTTATTCTGGTAGAAAACTTTTTTGGTGGTGATGGTCGATTCCACGCCAAAATTGAAGGCCGCGAATTTACGCCGACTGAGCGACGTATTATCCAACTGCTGTTGAAAGTCGTCTTTGAAGATTACAAAGAAGCATGGTCGCCAGTCATGGGGGTGGAGTTCGAATATCTCGACTCGGAAGTCAACCCGAGCATGGCCAACATTGTCAGCCCAACAGAAGTGATTGTGGTCAGTTCTTTTCACATCGAAGTCGATGGTGGCGGCGGTGATTTCCACGTGGTCATGCCGTACTCCATGGTTGAACCGATCCGTGAACTGCTGGATGCCGGTGTGCAGTCAGATAAGATGGAAACTGACGTTCGCTGGAGCTCGGCTCTGCGCGAAGAAATCATGGACTGTCCGGTTAACTTCCGCGTGAACCTGCTGGAAAAGAACATTTCGCTGCGTGATCTGATGGAGCTGCAACCCGGAGACATCATCCCGATAGAAATGCCGGAGCATGCGACCATGTTTGTCGAAGACTTGCCGACCTATCGAGTAAAAATGGGACGTGCAGATGACAAGCTGGCGGTACAGATATCACAAGAGATTGAGCGACCTCACGTCGTGAAAACCGATTTAGCTTTCTTGAGTAAAGACATCATGTCTGAACTTGAGAAGGACAACCAAACAGAAGATTAA
- the fliL gene encoding flagellar basal body-associated protein FliL, producing the protein MAEEQLQGVGAPKGKGKLLIIIAVVVLLLGGGAAAFFFMGSDDSEKSNNAEPQQAQVAAAEVPIAYVNLPQPFVFNVTGDSRDRLVQIKAQLMVRGSENEQLARYHSPLIESSLLSTFASATVEQLRSPTGRVELRDRASEDIKAALNAAVGKSVIEKVLFTDFVIQ; encoded by the coding sequence ATGGCTGAAGAACAGTTACAAGGGGTGGGAGCACCAAAAGGCAAAGGTAAGCTACTGATTATCATCGCAGTCGTGGTCCTTTTGTTGGGAGGCGGTGCAGCTGCGTTCTTTTTCATGGGATCGGATGATTCGGAGAAGTCGAATAATGCGGAACCGCAACAAGCTCAAGTCGCCGCAGCCGAAGTTCCCATTGCGTATGTAAATCTTCCCCAGCCGTTTGTTTTCAACGTGACCGGAGACAGCCGCGACAGACTGGTACAAATCAAAGCTCAGTTGATGGTACGTGGCTCAGAGAATGAACAACTGGCGCGTTATCATTCGCCACTGATCGAAAGTTCACTGTTGTCGACGTTCGCTTCGGCAACCGTAGAGCAGTTGCGCTCGCCAACGGGACGAGTGGAGTTACGCGATCGCGCGTCTGAAGATATTAAAGCAGCACTGAATGCCGCTGTCGGAAAGTCAGTGATTGAAAAAGTACTGTTTACAGATTTTGTTATTCAATAG
- a CDS encoding flagellar hook-length control protein FliK: protein MNVNLSNVAATNKTSVSEVGAKTSTEGSESKGFIETLAGVFADSLKVEVTDEKLTPDVPEAIETSDNARASSVETSEPESEVEEAVVSEGQSENQSTKALLEQDNGQAEPEEQVMPSVTRASGTQEIATSNQVAPKKQAPSDLEQTVVETGTPEPKIAKTDEVVDLDVTRSMDEGQQLLGRIEQANQALKSVNQELERGKVLPPKTTDVLEHVGSKNVKHPEDLELVEPVEGVESVRNLVAEDELKPAVIEAKNHASDLADGKDTSPLSSQPETTLEPNAVNIEAMAYTANVISNDEPGVMSANAVQRVSNEELEVIDTKLAQGKPLTNQESDIIDGLKTGAVIAELSDGELSQLVAFPNEVKLAISEPQTAQHNVTRHQMNASTPTPQVAAQELKAAVGQAPTQVVEKAVLPAMPEGLTTAVVNPAIGQTLANTEASHKAMNSVSATGILKATTDKQDKTEPQQGLAGQLQAAVSQQGVTTPQQARIDAAQQAQLPLQLTKELANDQVAEKVQMMMSKNLKNLDIRLDPPELGRMQIRMTMNSDLANVHFTVSNPQARDIIEQTLPRLREMLAQQGMQLADSSVQQQNSGQQQRGYSAAEQNKQGGFGRGFSGQTDEDFDGGVELNVNVTSPRDGISFYA from the coding sequence ATGAATGTGAATTTGTCTAATGTTGCTGCGACCAATAAGACCTCGGTTTCTGAGGTTGGCGCAAAAACGTCTACAGAAGGCTCAGAAAGCAAAGGTTTTATTGAAACCTTAGCTGGAGTATTCGCAGATTCACTCAAAGTTGAAGTGACTGATGAAAAATTGACGCCAGATGTACCTGAAGCTATAGAAACGAGTGATAACGCTCGCGCTTCTTCCGTGGAAACCTCTGAACCAGAAAGTGAAGTTGAAGAGGCCGTTGTATCTGAAGGACAAAGCGAAAATCAGTCAACCAAAGCATTGTTAGAACAAGACAATGGGCAGGCAGAGCCTGAAGAACAGGTAATGCCGTCGGTAACGCGCGCGAGTGGAACTCAGGAGATAGCCACGAGCAATCAGGTCGCACCTAAAAAACAAGCGCCGTCTGATCTTGAACAGACCGTCGTGGAGACAGGCACGCCTGAGCCGAAAATTGCCAAAACTGATGAAGTTGTCGACCTTGATGTCACTCGTTCTATGGACGAAGGACAGCAACTGCTCGGACGAATTGAACAAGCGAATCAAGCCCTGAAATCTGTCAATCAAGAGCTAGAACGTGGCAAGGTTTTGCCTCCCAAGACGACTGATGTTTTAGAACACGTTGGCAGTAAGAACGTTAAGCACCCAGAGGATTTAGAGCTCGTTGAGCCTGTTGAAGGTGTCGAAAGTGTCAGAAACCTTGTTGCTGAAGATGAACTGAAGCCCGCTGTCATTGAAGCAAAAAATCATGCTTCTGATTTGGCTGATGGGAAAGACACGTCTCCTCTGAGCTCTCAACCTGAAACAACACTGGAACCAAATGCCGTCAATATCGAGGCTATGGCGTACACAGCGAATGTTATTAGCAACGATGAGCCAGGTGTCATGAGTGCGAATGCAGTTCAGCGCGTCTCGAATGAAGAACTTGAAGTTATCGACACCAAACTGGCTCAGGGTAAACCACTGACGAACCAAGAGTCTGACATTATTGACGGTTTGAAAACGGGTGCCGTTATCGCGGAGTTATCCGACGGTGAACTTTCTCAATTAGTGGCTTTTCCAAACGAAGTAAAACTCGCAATATCAGAGCCACAAACGGCGCAGCACAACGTAACGCGCCACCAGATGAACGCTTCGACTCCGACACCGCAAGTGGCGGCTCAAGAGTTGAAAGCCGCGGTTGGACAAGCACCAACGCAGGTGGTTGAAAAAGCCGTATTACCTGCCATGCCGGAAGGGCTAACGACGGCAGTTGTCAATCCTGCGATTGGGCAGACGCTAGCAAATACCGAAGCCAGCCACAAAGCGATGAACTCAGTATCAGCGACCGGAATCCTCAAAGCTACGACGGATAAGCAGGATAAAACCGAGCCACAGCAGGGGTTAGCTGGTCAGTTGCAAGCCGCTGTCAGTCAGCAAGGCGTAACCACGCCACAGCAAGCCCGAATCGATGCCGCGCAGCAAGCACAATTACCATTACAGTTGACCAAGGAGTTGGCTAACGATCAGGTAGCAGAAAAAGTGCAAATGATGATGTCGAAAAACTTGAAGAACCTTGATATCCGCCTTGATCCGCCTGAGCTTGGCCGGATGCAGATTCGCATGACTATGAACAGCGATTTGGCCAATGTTCACTTTACGGTATCCAATCCGCAGGCGCGTGACATCATTGAACAAACACTGCCTCGACTGCGAGAAATGCTTGCCCAGCAGGGTATGCAGTTGGCTGACTCTTCGGTTCAACAGCAAAATAGTGGCCAGCAGCAACGTGGATATTCTGCGGCGGAGCAAAATAAGCAAGGTGGCTTTGGGCGAGGTTTCTCAGGTCAGACTGATGAAGACTTTGATGGCGGCGTTGAACTTAATGTGAATGTCACCTCGCCTCGTGATGGGATTAGTTTCTACGCATAA